One genomic region from Ornithinimicrobium flavum encodes:
- a CDS encoding FAS1-like dehydratase domain-containing protein, giving the protein MPVNPDYAGREYPPAGPFRVTREEIAAFADALGSTSAAHRDAGAAQQLGYADVVAPPTFAVRLAQQCEAQVVRDPGAGIDFARVVHGEEAFTHHRPIVAGDVLTGVLHVDRIREAGGHGMVSTRVELTDADGAPVTTVTSTIVVRGEGS; this is encoded by the coding sequence ATGCCCGTCAACCCTGACTACGCCGGGCGGGAGTACCCGCCGGCCGGCCCCTTCCGGGTCACCCGCGAGGAGATCGCCGCCTTCGCCGACGCGCTCGGCTCGACCAGCGCAGCCCACCGGGACGCGGGGGCGGCTCAGCAGCTGGGGTATGCCGACGTCGTCGCACCCCCGACCTTCGCCGTGCGCCTGGCGCAGCAGTGCGAGGCCCAGGTGGTCCGGGACCCGGGGGCAGGGATCGACTTCGCCCGGGTCGTGCACGGTGAGGAGGCCTTCACCCACCACCGGCCGATCGTCGCCGGAGACGTCCTCACCGGGGTGCTCCACGTCGACCGCATCAGGGAGGCCGGAGGTCACGGCATGGTGAGCACGCGCGTCGAGCTGACCGACGCCGACGGTGCACCGGTCACCACGGTCACCTCGACCATCGTCGTGAGGGGGGAGGGGTCGTGA
- a CDS encoding ABC transporter permease, with protein sequence MSERTGVIHDIGYRPYTGPREGGWGIVRGLLRHGALSTFGFGRSARSKVLPFGLLVVTLVPAVVFVGIVSFIGLDAELLNYAGYQQVTSGFVSLFVAAQAPVLFTRDLRSGAISLYLARPLGPTTFALVRWASLVLAILAFVITPLLVMFLGGLGAGTSFREELPKVLVALGGAVLLAVLLATIGATVSSLTMRRGLAVGGTIVVLILGLGATAILQEIGREQGQEEAATWLSLLSPFVLVDSVQHGLGGATSSFETPPDDPLTAALLLLVALGLAGLAILLLVRRYRTRGSR encoded by the coding sequence GTGAGCGAGCGCACCGGAGTCATCCACGACATCGGCTACCGCCCCTACACCGGCCCGCGGGAGGGTGGGTGGGGGATCGTGCGCGGCCTGCTTCGCCACGGCGCCCTGTCGACCTTCGGCTTCGGCCGCTCCGCACGGTCCAAGGTGCTGCCCTTCGGGCTGCTCGTCGTCACCCTGGTCCCGGCCGTCGTCTTCGTCGGCATCGTCAGCTTCATCGGGCTCGACGCCGAGCTGCTCAACTACGCCGGCTACCAGCAGGTCACCTCCGGGTTCGTCTCCCTCTTCGTCGCCGCCCAGGCGCCGGTGCTGTTCACCCGCGACCTGCGCTCGGGGGCGATCAGCCTCTACCTGGCCCGCCCGCTGGGGCCCACGACCTTCGCGCTGGTGCGCTGGGCCTCGCTCGTGCTGGCGATCCTCGCCTTCGTCATCACCCCGCTGCTCGTGATGTTCCTGGGGGGCCTGGGGGCGGGGACGTCGTTCCGGGAGGAGCTGCCCAAGGTCCTCGTGGCCCTCGGCGGGGCGGTGCTCCTGGCCGTGCTCCTGGCCACGATCGGGGCCACCGTCTCCAGCCTGACGATGAGGCGGGGGCTCGCTGTCGGCGGCACGATCGTCGTGCTCATCCTGGGGCTGGGTGCCACCGCCATCCTGCAGGAGATCGGCCGCGAGCAGGGTCAGGAGGAGGCGGCCACCTGGTTGAGCCTGCTGTCGCCCTTCGTGCTCGTCGACTCGGTGCAGCACGGGCTGGGCGGGGCCACCAGCTCGTTCGAGACCCCGCCGGACGATCCCCTCACCGCCGCGCTGCTGCTGCTGGTCGCTCTCGGACTGGCGGGCCTCGCGATCCTGCTGCTCGTGCGTCGCTACCGCACGAGGGGGTCGCGATGA
- a CDS encoding MaoC/PaaZ C-terminal domain-containing protein — MSGPVTDPRALSRVVPVDRARLVAYANASGDQNPIHQDAGVARSVGLPDVIAHGMWTMGAALDVVTAYVGGDPGRVLSCTTRFTGMVVVPEGAVVELHVEGVVKKTDEVAGTQTIEVTASCGGEKVLGRCQAVVRA, encoded by the coding sequence GTGAGCGGTCCTGTCACCGACCCGCGGGCCCTGTCCAGGGTCGTTCCCGTCGACCGCGCCCGGCTGGTCGCCTACGCGAACGCCTCGGGGGACCAGAACCCGATCCACCAGGACGCCGGGGTCGCCCGCTCGGTGGGGCTGCCGGACGTCATCGCGCACGGGATGTGGACGATGGGCGCTGCGCTGGACGTCGTCACCGCCTACGTCGGGGGGGATCCCGGTCGTGTCCTGTCCTGCACGACCCGCTTCACCGGCATGGTGGTGGTCCCGGAGGGTGCGGTCGTCGAGCTGCACGTGGAGGGCGTGGTGAAGAAGACGGACGAGGTGGCCGGGACGCAGACGATCGAGGTCACCGCGTCGTGCGGGGGCGAGAAGGTCCTGGGTCGCTGCCAGGCCGTGGTCCGCGCATGA
- a CDS encoding adenosine deaminase, whose product MTVPAPGRSLTALPKAHLHLHFTGSMRVGTVRDLAERHGMRLPSAFTTRWPPELSGADERGWFRFQRLYDAARACVRGEADMRRIVREAAEDDAAEGSRWLEIQVDPTSYAPFVGGLTPALEIVLDEARAASAATGTLVAVVVAASRMRHPLEARTLARLAARYAGDGAGTVVGFGLSNDERRGRTSDFAPAFRIATRAGLASVPHAGELLGADHVHVALEHLVPARLGHGVRTVEDPSVLDRVVRDEVTLEVCPTSNVALGVYPDLASVPVRALLRSGARVALGADDPLLFGSRLLDQYQSARTDQGLDDEDLAALARHSVQGSLAPTTVKTDLLRRIDAWLASADQVTLDGWSP is encoded by the coding sequence ATGACCGTGCCTGCCCCGGGTCGCTCGCTGACCGCCCTGCCCAAGGCCCACCTGCACCTGCACTTCACCGGGTCGATGCGGGTGGGGACGGTCCGGGACCTGGCCGAGAGGCACGGTATGCGGTTGCCGTCGGCGTTCACCACGCGGTGGCCGCCCGAGCTCTCCGGCGCGGACGAGCGCGGGTGGTTCCGCTTCCAGCGCCTCTACGACGCGGCTCGCGCCTGCGTGCGCGGCGAGGCGGACATGAGGCGCATCGTCCGGGAGGCGGCGGAGGACGACGCGGCCGAGGGCTCCCGGTGGCTCGAGATCCAGGTGGACCCCACCTCGTACGCGCCCTTCGTGGGCGGCCTGACCCCCGCGCTGGAGATCGTGCTGGACGAGGCGCGCGCGGCCAGCGCGGCGACCGGCACGCTGGTGGCGGTCGTGGTGGCCGCGAGCCGGATGCGGCACCCTCTGGAGGCGCGCACGCTCGCTCGGCTGGCGGCCAGGTACGCCGGGGACGGCGCCGGGACGGTCGTGGGCTTCGGCCTGTCCAACGACGAGCGCCGCGGCAGGACCAGCGACTTCGCCCCAGCCTTCCGGATCGCCACCCGGGCCGGGCTGGCGAGCGTGCCGCACGCCGGGGAGCTGCTCGGGGCCGACCACGTGCACGTCGCGCTGGAGCACCTGGTCCCCGCCCGGCTGGGCCACGGGGTCCGCACGGTCGAGGACCCCTCGGTCCTCGACCGTGTCGTCCGGGACGAGGTCACCCTCGAGGTGTGCCCGACCAGCAACGTCGCCCTCGGCGTCTACCCCGACCTCGCCTCGGTCCCGGTGCGCGCCCTGCTGCGGTCCGGCGCCCGGGTGGCCCTCGGCGCGGACGACCCGCTCCTGTTCGGCAGCCGCCTGCTGGACCAGTACCAGAGCGCCCGGACCGACCAGGGGCTCGACGACGAGGATCTCGCGGCGCTGGCCCGGCACTCCGTCCAGGGCTCGCTGGCCCCCACCACCGTCAAGACCGACCTCCTGCGCCGGATCGACGCCTGGCTCGCCTCCGCCGACCAGGTCACCCTCGACGGCTGGTCCCCCTGA
- a CDS encoding ABC transporter permease, with protein sequence MNPTISRLALRALGGQRRGLVLVALPLVLVLLAVAVRLLTGEAISARGVLVEVGLALVVPLVALLAANGVLGPEVDDGSVVYLLSTPVSRYSVAASKWAAAAGVSVVLSAVGLAAAAWAGGVSGRWILASAVAGAVGAVLYTALFTAMSSATRHGMIAGLVYILLIERGLGSLLTGLRYVSVQSFTQRVTEVVADVEMPVDMGLGYAVVAAGLVLVLGVLAAGWRLQRFQLRGDE encoded by the coding sequence ATGAACCCCACCATCAGCCGTCTCGCGCTGCGCGCCCTCGGTGGGCAGCGGCGGGGACTGGTGCTCGTGGCCCTGCCGCTGGTCCTGGTCCTGCTCGCGGTCGCGGTGCGCCTGCTCACCGGCGAGGCGATCAGCGCGCGGGGGGTCCTCGTCGAGGTCGGCCTGGCGCTCGTCGTCCCCCTGGTCGCCCTGCTGGCTGCCAACGGCGTGCTCGGCCCGGAGGTCGACGACGGCTCGGTCGTCTACCTGCTGTCCACCCCGGTGTCCCGCTACTCGGTGGCGGCGAGCAAGTGGGCGGCCGCGGCGGGGGTGTCCGTGGTGCTCAGCGCCGTGGGCCTGGCGGCTGCCGCCTGGGCCGGCGGTGTCAGCGGCCGCTGGATCCTCGCGTCCGCCGTCGCCGGTGCGGTCGGGGCGGTCCTCTACACCGCCCTGTTCACCGCCATGTCGTCGGCGACCCGGCACGGGATGATCGCGGGCCTGGTCTACATCCTGCTCATCGAGCGCGGCCTCGGGAGCCTGCTCACCGGCCTGCGCTACGTCTCGGTCCAGTCCTTCACCCAGCGCGTCACCGAGGTGGTGGCCGACGTCGAGATGCCGGTGGACATGGGCCTGGGGTATGCCGTCGTCGCGGCGGGCCTGGTCCTCGTCCTGGGCGTGCTCGCGGCCGGCTGGCGGCTCCAGCGCTTCCAGCTCAGGGGCGACGAGTAG
- a CDS encoding ABC transporter ATP-binding protein, with translation MTELVLSNVSRWYGNVVAVNDVSMTIRPGVTGLLGPNGAGKSTLIAMMSGFLEPSAGEVTLGGEAVWRHVAAYRQLGLVPEREVSFSYLTGRQFVQASAELHRLPDPRAATRHAVEEVDLLDAADRPISTYSKGMRQRVKLASALVHEPQVLLLDEPFNGVDPRQRLHLMELLTRMGEQGRTVLFSSHILEEVEHIARHVEVVVSGRHAASGDFGAIRRLMTDRPTHYTVRSSDDRALAAVLMRQPSVRSVALAAPGGTEEVQVEVTDMGEFARALPSLSRDAGITVRELVPTDESLESVFTYLVQS, from the coding sequence ATGACCGAACTGGTCCTGTCCAACGTGAGCCGGTGGTACGGCAACGTCGTCGCGGTCAACGACGTCTCGATGACCATCCGCCCCGGCGTGACCGGTCTGCTGGGCCCCAACGGCGCCGGCAAGTCCACGCTCATCGCCATGATGTCGGGCTTCCTCGAGCCCTCCGCCGGCGAGGTCACGCTCGGGGGAGAGGCGGTCTGGCGCCACGTGGCCGCATACCGCCAGCTCGGCCTGGTGCCCGAGCGCGAGGTGAGCTTCTCCTACCTCACCGGGCGGCAGTTCGTGCAGGCCAGCGCCGAGCTGCATCGGCTGCCTGACCCCCGGGCGGCGACCCGGCACGCCGTCGAGGAGGTCGACCTGCTCGACGCCGCGGACCGGCCGATCAGCACCTACTCCAAGGGCATGCGGCAGCGCGTCAAGCTGGCCAGCGCCCTCGTGCACGAGCCGCAGGTGCTGCTCCTGGACGAGCCCTTCAACGGTGTCGACCCGCGGCAGCGCCTGCACCTCATGGAGCTGCTGACCCGGATGGGCGAGCAGGGACGGACCGTCCTGTTCTCCAGCCACATCCTGGAGGAGGTCGAGCACATCGCCCGGCACGTCGAGGTCGTGGTCTCGGGGCGGCACGCCGCCAGCGGTGACTTCGGGGCGATCCGCCGGCTCATGACCGACCGGCCGACCCACTACACCGTCCGCAGCAGCGACGACCGCGCGCTGGCCGCCGTCCTCATGCGCCAGCCCAGCGTGCGCTCGGTCGCCCTGGCCGCACCGGGGGGCACCGAGGAGGTCCAGGTGGAGGTCACCGACATGGGCGAGTTCGCCCGCGCCCTGCCGTCGCTGTCCCGGGACGCCGGGATCACCGTCCGCGAGCTGGTGCCCACCGACGAGTCGTTGGAGTCGGTCTTCACCTACCTGGTGCAGTCATGA
- the rpmG gene encoding 50S ribosomal protein L33: protein MAKSTDIRPKITLACTECKERNYITKKNRRNNPDRLEMAKFCPSCGKHTAHRETR, encoded by the coding sequence GTGGCCAAGAGCACCGACATCCGCCCCAAGATCACCTTGGCGTGCACGGAGTGCAAGGAGCGCAACTACATCACCAAGAAGAACCGTCGGAACAACCCCGACCGGCTCGAGATGGCGAAGTTCTGCCCGAGCTGCGGCAAGCACACCGCGCACCGCGAGACCCGCTGA
- a CDS encoding pyridoxal phosphate-dependent aminotransferase — MSEQTTQTRPRISRRIGAIAESATLAVDARAKALKAQGRPVIGFGAGEPDFPTPDYIVEAAVAAARNPVNHRYSPAGGLPDLKAAIAAKTQRDSGYAVEPANVMVTNGGKQAVYNTFAALLDPGDEVILPTPYWTTYPEAIRLAGGVPVEVFAGADAAYLVSVDQLEAARTPATKVLLFCSPSNPTGAVYPPEQVEAIGRWALEHGIWVVTDEIYEHLLYDGARAPSMPVLVPELADTCVVLNGVAKTYAMTGWRVGWMIGPTDVVKAATNLQSHATSNVANVSQWAAIAALEGSLEAVDEMRAAFDRRRRLIVDMLNAIEGVHCPVPQGAFYAYPSVEGVLGRSIRGRTPQTSAELAELILDEVEVAVVPGEAFGPSGYLRLSYALGDEDLTEGVTRIQTLLG, encoded by the coding sequence GTGAGCGAGCAGACGACACAGACCAGGCCCCGGATCTCTCGCCGGATCGGCGCCATCGCCGAGTCCGCCACCCTGGCGGTCGACGCCAGGGCCAAGGCGCTCAAGGCGCAGGGGCGGCCGGTCATCGGCTTCGGCGCCGGCGAGCCCGACTTCCCCACGCCCGACTACATCGTCGAGGCTGCGGTGGCGGCCGCCCGCAACCCGGTGAACCACCGCTACTCCCCCGCCGGCGGGCTCCCCGACCTCAAGGCCGCGATCGCCGCCAAGACGCAGCGCGACTCGGGGTATGCCGTGGAGCCGGCCAACGTCATGGTGACCAACGGCGGCAAGCAGGCGGTCTACAACACCTTCGCCGCGCTCCTCGACCCCGGTGACGAGGTCATCCTGCCCACGCCCTACTGGACGACCTACCCGGAGGCCATCCGGCTGGCCGGAGGGGTGCCCGTCGAGGTCTTCGCCGGCGCCGACGCGGCATACCTCGTGAGCGTGGACCAGCTGGAGGCCGCCCGGACGCCGGCGACCAAGGTGCTCCTGTTCTGCTCCCCCTCCAACCCCACCGGGGCGGTCTACCCGCCCGAGCAGGTGGAGGCCATCGGCCGGTGGGCGCTGGAGCACGGCATCTGGGTGGTCACCGACGAGATCTACGAGCACCTCCTCTACGACGGTGCCCGGGCCCCGTCGATGCCGGTCCTCGTCCCCGAGCTCGCCGACACCTGCGTGGTCCTCAACGGTGTGGCCAAGACCTACGCCATGACCGGGTGGCGGGTGGGCTGGATGATCGGCCCGACGGACGTCGTCAAGGCCGCGACCAACCTGCAGAGCCACGCCACCTCCAACGTCGCCAACGTCTCCCAGTGGGCCGCGATCGCCGCGCTGGAGGGGTCGCTGGAGGCGGTGGACGAGATGCGGGCGGCCTTCGACCGCCGCCGGCGGCTCATCGTCGACATGCTCAACGCGATCGAGGGCGTGCACTGCCCGGTCCCCCAGGGCGCCTTCTACGCCTACCCCTCCGTCGAGGGCGTGCTGGGCCGCTCGATCCGCGGCCGCACCCCGCAGACCTCCGCCGAGCTGGCCGAGCTCATCCTCGACGAGGTCGAGGTCGCCGTCGTGCCGGGCGAGGCCTTCGGCCCCAGCGGCTACCTCCGCCTCAGCTACGCCCTGGGCGACGAGGACCTCACCGAGGGCGTCACCCGCATCCAGACCCTGCTCGGCTGA
- the secE gene encoding preprotein translocase subunit SecE has product MANSADTEGVARSSQPGSGQPPRPATFVAQVMAELRKVVQPTRQELITYTIVVFVFVCVMMAYIFGLDQLFQGVVGFIFGD; this is encoded by the coding sequence GTGGCGAACTCCGCCGACACCGAGGGTGTGGCTCGCAGCAGCCAGCCTGGCTCCGGCCAGCCGCCCCGCCCGGCGACCTTCGTGGCGCAGGTCATGGCCGAGCTGCGCAAGGTCGTCCAGCCGACGCGGCAGGAGCTGATCACCTACACGATCGTCGTCTTCGTCTTCGTGTGCGTGATGATGGCCTACATCTTCGGCCTGGACCAACTGTTCCAGGGGGTCGTCGGCTTCATCTTCGGGGACTGA
- a CDS encoding UDP-N-acetylmuramate dehydrogenase — protein sequence MRVGGPARRLVTATTEAELIEAVREADAAQERLLVVGGGSNLLVADEGFPGTVVLVRTRGIEVPHESACGGVSATVAAGEVWDDVVAHAVEQGWSGIEALSGIPGATGATPVQNVGAYGQEVAQTIAQVRVWDRLEGRVRTMFAGDLQFSYRHSLLKDSMVSAGEVTPRFVVLTVTFSLRPTDLSQPVGYAALATGLGVDLGTRVPLSAAREAVLEQRRARGMVLDADDHDTWSCGSFFTNPILSREAMAAVRDRAAAHLGPDAPPPPEFPAGDDEHVKTSAAWLIDKAGFGKGYATLQGRPAGLSTKHTLAVTNRGAARAQDVLDVAREVRDGVEQVFGVRLVNEPVLVGLQL from the coding sequence ATGCGGGTGGGGGGCCCCGCGCGACGGCTCGTCACCGCGACCACGGAGGCCGAGTTGATCGAGGCCGTCCGGGAGGCCGACGCCGCGCAGGAGCGGCTGCTCGTCGTGGGCGGCGGCTCCAACCTGCTCGTCGCCGACGAGGGTTTCCCGGGGACGGTCGTCCTGGTGCGGACCAGGGGGATCGAGGTGCCGCACGAGAGTGCCTGCGGCGGGGTCAGCGCGACCGTCGCCGCGGGGGAGGTGTGGGACGACGTCGTGGCCCACGCCGTGGAGCAGGGGTGGTCCGGCATCGAGGCGCTCTCCGGCATCCCCGGGGCGACCGGGGCCACACCGGTCCAGAACGTCGGCGCCTACGGGCAGGAGGTCGCCCAGACGATCGCCCAGGTGCGCGTGTGGGACCGGCTCGAAGGCCGGGTGCGGACGATGTTCGCCGGCGACCTCCAGTTCTCGTACCGCCACTCGCTGCTCAAGGACTCCATGGTCAGCGCCGGTGAGGTGACCCCGCGCTTCGTCGTCCTCACCGTGACGTTCTCGCTGCGGCCCACGGACCTGTCGCAACCGGTCGGGTATGCCGCGCTCGCCACCGGTCTCGGTGTCGACCTCGGCACCCGTGTGCCGTTGTCCGCGGCCCGTGAGGCGGTGCTCGAGCAACGCCGCGCACGCGGGATGGTGCTCGACGCCGACGATCACGACACGTGGTCGTGCGGCTCCTTCTTCACCAACCCGATCCTGTCGCGCGAGGCCATGGCCGCCGTCCGTGACCGCGCCGCGGCGCACCTCGGCCCCGACGCCCCGCCGCCACCGGAGTTCCCGGCGGGCGACGACGAGCACGTGAAGACCTCGGCCGCCTGGCTCATCGACAAGGCCGGCTTCGGCAAGGGCTACGCCACCCTCCAGGGCCGTCCTGCGGGCCTGTCGACCAAGCACACCCTGGCGGTGACGAACCGCGGAGCGGCCCGGGCGCAGGACGTGCTCGACGTCGCACGTGAGGTCCGCGACGGGGTCGAGCAGGTCTTCGGCGTGCGCCTGGTCAACGAACCGGTGCTGGTCGGCCTCCAGCTCTGA
- a CDS encoding ABC transporter ATP-binding protein yields MTVIRTRGLTKRYGTAQVAALDELSVDVGEGVTGLVGANGAGKSTLIKILLGLLTPTAGEAEVLGHDIRAEGPAIRRAVGYMPEHDCLPPDMRAIDFVVHMGRVSGLPPAAARERAADVLRHVGLAEERYRLMGGYSTGMKQRAKLAQALVHDPRLVLLDEPTNGLDPAARDDMLALVRRIGHDFGIPVLVTSHLLGELERISDHVVVLDAGRLLRSEATQSFLADTGVVLVEVLGERDADGRDAQTRMGEALAARGVGCRPLGAFVAVEPSPLGAGEEQSGGRGPAAQAEAYDRLRDLIRDTAAELGLGLVRVQPQTGRLEDVFRDEVPA; encoded by the coding sequence GTGACCGTCATCCGCACCCGAGGGCTCACCAAGCGGTACGGCACCGCTCAGGTCGCCGCCCTGGACGAGCTGAGCGTCGACGTGGGCGAGGGTGTGACCGGTCTGGTGGGGGCGAACGGGGCCGGCAAGTCCACGCTCATCAAGATCCTCCTGGGCCTGCTCACCCCGACGGCCGGTGAGGCGGAGGTGCTGGGGCACGACATCCGGGCCGAGGGCCCCGCGATCCGCCGGGCGGTCGGGTACATGCCCGAGCACGACTGCCTCCCCCCGGACATGCGGGCGATCGACTTCGTCGTCCACATGGGCCGCGTGTCCGGTCTGCCGCCGGCCGCGGCGCGGGAGCGCGCCGCCGACGTGCTGCGGCACGTGGGCCTGGCCGAGGAGCGCTACCGGCTGATGGGCGGCTACTCCACGGGGATGAAGCAGCGCGCCAAGCTCGCGCAGGCGCTCGTCCACGACCCGCGGCTCGTGCTCCTGGACGAGCCGACAAACGGTCTGGACCCGGCCGCCCGGGACGACATGCTCGCCCTCGTGCGCCGGATCGGCCACGACTTCGGCATCCCCGTGCTGGTCACCTCCCACCTGCTGGGGGAGCTGGAAAGGATCAGCGACCACGTGGTGGTCCTCGACGCCGGCCGTCTCCTCCGGTCCGAGGCCACGCAGTCCTTCCTCGCCGACACCGGCGTGGTGCTCGTCGAGGTGCTGGGGGAGCGCGACGCCGACGGGCGGGACGCCCAGACGCGGATGGGGGAGGCCCTGGCGGCACGCGGTGTCGGGTGCCGACCGCTGGGGGCGTTCGTGGCCGTGGAGCCCTCACCGCTCGGCGCCGGGGAGGAGCAGTCCGGTGGGCGGGGACCGGCCGCGCAGGCGGAGGCCTACGACAGGCTGCGCGACCTCATCCGTGACACCGCGGCCGAGCTCGGTCTGGGCCTGGTCCGGGTGCAGCCCCAGACCGGCCGCCTCGAGGACGTCTTCCGGGACGAGGTGCCGGCGTGA
- a CDS encoding helix-turn-helix domain-containing protein, giving the protein MEGGKRGPEGRSMAELGVAREVGLALRAHRRERGQSQRAYAAARRLSREMLARVEVDAGAASLETVRALLEGTGYEVAVVPVGVDRPLPQWDDTDLRARTRSGSRFPAHRTVRGTDGPLWWWYHEYLGSRPYRKPPDWTAEGFTPPEGTRYGKRPRPREEGEGPRWPY; this is encoded by the coding sequence ATGGAGGGCGGGAAGAGGGGGCCGGAGGGGCGGTCGATGGCGGAGCTGGGGGTCGCGCGGGAGGTGGGGCTGGCGCTGCGCGCTCACAGGCGTGAGCGGGGGCAGAGTCAACGGGCGTACGCCGCGGCACGGCGGCTGAGCAGGGAGATGCTGGCCAGGGTCGAGGTCGATGCCGGGGCGGCGTCGCTCGAGACGGTCAGGGCACTGCTGGAGGGCACGGGGTATGAGGTGGCGGTCGTCCCGGTCGGTGTGGACCGACCCCTGCCGCAGTGGGACGACACGGACCTCAGGGCGAGGACCCGCTCGGGCAGCCGCTTCCCCGCCCACCGGACGGTGCGCGGGACGGACGGACCGCTGTGGTGGTGGTACCACGAGTACCTCGGCTCCCGGCCCTACCGGAAACCACCGGACTGGACCGCGGAGGGCTTCACCCCGCCCGAGGGGACGCGCTACGGGAAGAGGCCGAGACCTCGCGAGGAGGGTGAGGGACCGCGCTGGCCCTACTGA
- the argG gene encoding argininosuccinate synthase, whose protein sequence is MSKVLTSIPVGERVGIAFSGGLDTSVAVAWMREKGAVPCTYTADIGQYDEPEIDTVPGRAQEYGAAIARLVDCRAELVEEGLVALACGAFHLRSGGRTYFNTTPLGRAVTGTMLIRAMKEDGVNIWGDGSTFKGNDIERFYRYGLLANSKLRIYKPWLDEAFVDELGGRDEMSQWLTQRDLPYRASQEKAYSTDANIWGATHEAKKLEHLDTSMEIVEPIMGVPFWDESVHIAPETVSVSFEHGRPVAINGDDFDGDPVRLVMRANEIGGRHGLGMADQIENRIIEAKSRGIYEAPGIALLHIVYERLVNAIHNEDTIEAYHTQGRALGRLLYEGRWLDPQALMIRESLQRWVASAVTGVVTLRLRRGEDYTIVSTDGPAFSYHPDKLSMERVSNAAFGPTDRIGQLTMRNLDIADSRSRLEQYVAMGLLGSGGAAASAMGLATTSLVGELTPGGADRIADGVGPTEDEEEALDWAAMEFGTD, encoded by the coding sequence ATGTCCAAGGTCTTGACGAGCATCCCTGTCGGTGAACGTGTCGGGATCGCCTTCTCCGGCGGTCTCGACACCTCTGTCGCGGTGGCGTGGATGCGTGAGAAGGGCGCCGTGCCCTGCACCTACACGGCCGACATCGGGCAGTACGACGAGCCCGAGATCGACACCGTCCCCGGGCGGGCCCAGGAGTACGGCGCCGCCATCGCCCGCCTGGTCGACTGCCGGGCCGAGCTCGTCGAGGAGGGGCTCGTCGCCCTGGCCTGCGGCGCCTTCCACCTGCGCTCCGGCGGACGCACCTACTTCAACACCACCCCCCTCGGGCGTGCGGTCACCGGCACCATGCTCATCCGCGCCATGAAGGAGGACGGCGTCAACATCTGGGGCGACGGCTCCACCTTCAAGGGCAACGACATCGAGCGGTTCTACCGCTACGGGCTCCTGGCCAACTCCAAGCTGCGGATCTACAAGCCCTGGCTGGACGAGGCCTTCGTCGACGAGCTCGGCGGCCGGGACGAGATGAGCCAGTGGCTCACGCAGCGCGACCTGCCCTACCGCGCCAGCCAGGAGAAGGCCTACTCCACCGACGCCAACATCTGGGGCGCCACCCACGAGGCCAAGAAGCTCGAGCACCTCGACACCTCGATGGAGATCGTCGAGCCCATCATGGGGGTGCCCTTCTGGGACGAGTCGGTGCACATCGCGCCGGAGACGGTCTCGGTGAGCTTCGAGCACGGGCGCCCGGTCGCCATCAACGGCGACGACTTCGACGGCGACCCGGTGCGCCTGGTCATGCGGGCCAACGAGATCGGTGGCCGCCACGGCCTGGGCATGGCCGACCAGATCGAGAACCGGATCATCGAGGCGAAGTCCCGTGGCATCTACGAGGCCCCGGGCATCGCCCTGCTGCACATCGTCTACGAGCGGCTCGTCAACGCGATCCACAACGAGGACACGATCGAGGCGTACCACACCCAGGGTCGGGCGCTCGGGCGGCTGCTCTACGAGGGGCGCTGGCTGGACCCCCAGGCCCTGATGATCCGCGAGTCCCTGCAGCGCTGGGTGGCCTCGGCCGTGACCGGCGTAGTGACCCTGCGGCTGCGCCGCGGGGAGGACTACACGATCGTCAGCACCGACGGCCCGGCGTTCTCCTACCACCCCGACAAGCTGTCCATGGAGCGGGTGAGCAACGCCGCCTTCGGCCCGACCGACCGGATCGGTCAGCTGACGATGCGCAACCTCGACATCGCCGACTCCCGCTCCCGGCTGGAGCAGTACGTCGCCATGGGCCTCCTCGGCTCCGGCGGTGCCGCGGCCTCGGCCATGGGGCTCGCGACGACCTCGCTCGTGGGTGAGCTCACCCCCGGCGGCGCCGACCGGATCGCCGACGGGGTCGGCCCCACCGAGGACGAGGAGGAGGCCCTGGACTGGGCCGCGATGGAGTTCGGCACCGACTGA